One genomic window of SAR202 cluster bacterium includes the following:
- a CDS encoding phosphocholine cytidylyltransferase family protein, with product MKVILIGAGRGRRLMPLTASEPKSFTSVTGRRILDWSMDAFIENGLSNFVFIGGYLIDVVRKAYPSFTFVENRDWANNNILFSLMCARDQMSDGFYATYTDTLYLGNAVKALKESPHDITVVMDTRWRERYRFRSQHPESDGEKMIANGDKVLRMSRKIPSEEASGEYTGVIKMTPRGAAQFVDCFDKLLRELGQDRIIAENRTFKMAYVIHQMDRMIDAGIDIHCVRIPGDYHEIDTLEDHALATKDWDSRFAK from the coding sequence TTGAAAGTAATCCTTATAGGCGCGGGGCGCGGTCGGAGGCTCATGCCGCTCACGGCGTCGGAGCCGAAAAGCTTCACTAGCGTCACGGGCAGGCGGATCCTCGACTGGTCGATGGACGCGTTCATAGAGAACGGGCTGAGCAACTTTGTCTTCATTGGCGGGTACCTTATCGACGTTGTGCGCAAGGCATACCCGTCCTTTACGTTCGTAGAGAACAGGGACTGGGCCAATAACAACATACTGTTCTCGCTGATGTGCGCCCGTGACCAAATGTCGGATGGATTCTACGCAACCTACACAGACACGCTCTATCTCGGCAACGCCGTAAAGGCGCTAAAGGAGTCCCCGCACGATATCACCGTCGTTATGGACACGAGGTGGCGCGAGCGGTACAGGTTCCGGAGCCAGCACCCCGAGTCCGACGGTGAGAAGATGATTGCTAACGGCGACAAGGTCCTAAGGATGTCTCGCAAGATCCCTTCAGAAGAGGCTTCTGGGGAGTACACCGGGGTCATCAAGATGACGCCCAGGGGGGCGGCCCAATTCGTGGACTGCTTCGACAAGCTGCTCAGGGAACTTGGCCAGGACAGGATCATCGCCGAGAACCGCACTTTCAAGATGGCGTATGTGATCCACCAGATGGACCGCATGATAGACGCAGGAATAGACATCCACTGCGTCCGCATTCCCGGGGACTACCATGAGATAGATACACTGGAAGACCACGCACTGGCCACGAAGGACTGGGACAGCCGCTTCGCGAAATGA
- a CDS encoding cobalamin-independent methionine synthase II family protein translates to MPTKLFPTTVVGSMPRPQYIKDLVEAQAASGQSLGADFQRMMDSAVPYVAQMQEMAGIDIISDGEWRRKSYIGVIADICSGFELSIREVNGQRQSWHIVTGEIRPNNPGQIAREARFLREHTSRDVKVALPSPYLLGQRMWDPELSRGAYPSRRDFTEALVPVLRDELIALRNEGVAIAQFDDPQLCLFVDPAARADYADPDAEMMYCVDMLNRIVDGVDGIKLALHLCRRNKGRSGWLGQGGYVAILPALKELELHMLMMEFAMPAAGDKKVLADLPERFEIGLGCIDCRSQHIDTPEEIVARVKQALEYVAPHRITLHPDCGFAPGSAADIPIDEAYLKLKNEAIAAQMLRDSV, encoded by the coding sequence ATGCCCACCAAGCTCTTCCCCACCACCGTGGTCGGCTCCATGCCGCGGCCGCAGTACATCAAGGACCTCGTTGAGGCGCAGGCCGCCTCCGGCCAGAGCCTCGGCGCGGACTTCCAGCGCATGATGGACTCCGCCGTCCCGTATGTAGCCCAGATGCAGGAGATGGCTGGAATAGACATCATCTCCGACGGCGAATGGCGGCGGAAATCGTACATTGGCGTCATCGCAGACATATGCTCAGGCTTTGAGCTCTCGATCAGGGAGGTGAACGGCCAGCGCCAATCGTGGCACATAGTCACGGGGGAGATCAGGCCAAACAACCCGGGGCAGATCGCGCGGGAGGCGAGATTTCTGAGGGAGCATACGTCAAGGGACGTCAAAGTTGCGCTCCCCTCCCCTTACCTGCTGGGACAGCGGATGTGGGACCCGGAGCTTTCCCGGGGGGCGTACCCTTCGCGTCGCGACTTCACTGAGGCGCTGGTGCCTGTGCTTCGCGATGAGCTGATTGCCCTGCGCAATGAAGGCGTGGCGATAGCGCAGTTCGACGACCCTCAGCTCTGCCTGTTCGTGGACCCCGCGGCGCGGGCCGACTACGCGGACCCCGATGCGGAGATGATGTACTGCGTGGATATGCTTAACCGGATTGTCGACGGCGTGGACGGCATCAAGCTGGCGCTGCACCTCTGCCGCCGCAACAAGGGGCGCAGCGGATGGCTGGGACAGGGAGGCTACGTGGCGATATTGCCCGCCTTGAAGGAGCTTGAGCTCCACATGCTGATGATGGAGTTCGCCATGCCGGCAGCCGGCGACAAAAAGGTGCTGGCCGATCTCCCCGAGAGGTTCGAGATCGGCCTTGGCTGCATCGACTGCCGCAGCCAGCACATAGACACGCCGGAGGAGATCGTCGCGCGGGTGAAGCAGGCGCTCGAATACGTCGCGCCTCACCGCATCACCCTGCACCCCGATTGCGGCTTCGCCCCCGGCAGCGCGGCTGACATCCCTATAGACGAGGCCTACCTCAAGCTCAAGAACGAGGCGATCGCCGCGCAGATGCTGCGGGACTCGGTTTGA
- a CDS encoding ABC transporter permease — protein sequence MQKLFGIPMGDLLVALAALFAIATAVTVFVAVRNRVALRMALRNVPRRRAQSVLIVLGLMLATALFAASFTTGDTLTHSIRVQVVRDLGNVDILVNSRATEVSGRPAYFDMAYFDTVRNALSGDPNVDGVAPLIRESLPVVAPSTRQSEPSVAVLGVDPQWMAGFDPVVDTDGRPLRVDDLALEEAFVSARLAEVLEISPGDTIEVYAGQVAIPIKVAGVYERGGNPAGPLSIIVPLSTMQSVPGLAGRITDVVISNTGDSVSGAGRSDAVEARLKPVLEGSDLRIVKRKQMALENAEANGSEITTVFFVFAQFSVAAGILLIFLIFVMLAAERKKELGMARAVGTQRGHVIRMFTFEGAAYSLMAAAIGSALGVLVGLGMVRIMGIAFADENFQFAFSFNWRSVIIAYTLGMGLTFGVVLLSSWRVSRLNIVRAVRDLPEPPQGRKTLVGTILAMLVPIAGAAFIYYGLESEGMGAFMLGVSLVIIGLALIARRFGLSDRIAFTVAGLGVLAWWLLPLDAVRELVPDLNQGIEMFFLSGLMVVIGAVWTVIYNSDIILNVTMALFGRLRTLSPVMKAAVSYPMQDRLRTGMTLAMFSLVVFTLTVMGFVIASNSAVYADPLKLSGGYAVRTVTNAANPVSDMRSELGGVDGLDLSGVGAIGSLSGATAPMKQDGTDKKMVDDWFVRGVDQGYAESVTFGFLLMDSEFSTPREVWQALMSRPNTAIVDDFMVRARTDFSVGESGPDLQLEGFYREDRTLPETYLLVRDPRTGTETRLRVLAVACPGLMVLRACDRVPGHAGVSDGRPCAGAPARVQARRRDGPGAVRPGYRSRPDRERRAGHICPARSQGGRRIFKNDGHVAPGVHGAGPHCRNCGAGGNRRPLRCGAPPANRRPARHRLSEGHGAAYVPAGGIVCRAHGRGHGRNPGSAAGVQHDQRAI from the coding sequence ATGCAGAAACTTTTCGGCATTCCCATGGGTGACCTGCTCGTGGCGCTCGCCGCGCTGTTTGCGATTGCCACGGCCGTCACCGTCTTTGTGGCGGTCCGGAACCGGGTTGCCCTCCGCATGGCCCTCCGCAACGTGCCGCGCCGCCGCGCCCAGTCCGTCCTCATCGTCCTCGGGCTAATGCTCGCGACGGCGCTTTTCGCCGCTTCCTTCACCACCGGCGACACGCTCACCCACTCGATCCGCGTCCAGGTGGTCCGCGACCTTGGCAACGTGGATATCCTTGTCAACTCGCGTGCTACGGAGGTGAGCGGCCGCCCGGCCTATTTCGACATGGCCTACTTCGATACCGTGCGCAACGCGCTATCCGGCGACCCGAACGTGGACGGCGTTGCGCCGTTGATCAGGGAGAGCTTGCCCGTTGTCGCTCCGTCCACAAGGCAGAGCGAGCCATCCGTGGCCGTGCTGGGCGTGGACCCGCAATGGATGGCTGGATTCGACCCGGTCGTGGACACGGACGGGAGACCCCTCCGCGTTGACGATCTGGCCCTCGAAGAGGCCTTCGTCAGCGCACGGCTTGCCGAAGTGCTGGAAATATCGCCGGGCGACACTATTGAGGTCTACGCCGGGCAGGTCGCGATTCCCATCAAGGTCGCAGGCGTTTACGAGAGGGGCGGCAACCCCGCGGGGCCACTGTCGATCATTGTGCCGCTCAGCACAATGCAGTCCGTCCCCGGGCTGGCCGGACGGATAACCGACGTCGTCATTTCCAACACCGGTGACTCCGTGTCCGGCGCGGGCAGGTCGGATGCCGTGGAAGCCAGGCTCAAGCCCGTCCTGGAGGGCAGCGATCTCAGAATCGTCAAGCGCAAGCAGATGGCCCTGGAGAACGCGGAGGCGAACGGCAGCGAGATCACAACGGTCTTCTTCGTATTCGCTCAGTTCTCCGTCGCCGCTGGTATCCTGCTGATATTCCTGATATTCGTGATGCTCGCCGCCGAGCGGAAGAAGGAGCTGGGCATGGCCCGCGCCGTGGGCACCCAGCGCGGACATGTGATCCGCATGTTCACGTTTGAGGGCGCGGCGTACTCGCTCATGGCGGCCGCAATCGGCAGCGCGCTGGGGGTGCTGGTCGGCCTCGGGATGGTGCGGATCATGGGTATCGCCTTTGCAGACGAGAACTTCCAGTTCGCATTCTCGTTTAACTGGCGCAGTGTGATCATCGCCTACACACTCGGTATGGGCCTGACGTTCGGCGTGGTCCTGCTCTCCTCGTGGCGGGTCAGCCGCCTGAATATAGTGCGCGCGGTTAGAGACCTGCCCGAGCCGCCGCAGGGACGCAAAACGCTGGTGGGTACCATACTGGCAATGCTCGTCCCCATTGCCGGAGCGGCGTTCATCTACTATGGCCTCGAGTCCGAAGGGATGGGCGCGTTCATGCTCGGGGTATCCCTGGTCATAATCGGCCTCGCCCTGATCGCCCGGCGCTTCGGGTTGAGTGACCGCATCGCCTTCACCGTGGCGGGGCTCGGAGTCCTTGCCTGGTGGCTGCTGCCGCTCGATGCCGTGCGCGAACTCGTCCCGGACCTCAACCAGGGTATCGAGATGTTCTTTCTGTCCGGCCTGATGGTCGTAATCGGCGCGGTCTGGACGGTGATATACAACTCGGACATCATTCTGAACGTGACGATGGCCCTGTTCGGCCGCTTAAGGACTCTTTCTCCGGTGATGAAAGCAGCTGTTTCGTACCCGATGCAGGACAGGCTCCGCACCGGCATGACGCTCGCAATGTTCTCGCTGGTAGTGTTCACGCTGACCGTTATGGGATTTGTCATCGCCTCGAATAGCGCCGTCTATGCGGACCCGCTCAAGCTCTCCGGCGGCTACGCCGTTCGCACGGTAACGAACGCCGCCAACCCGGTGAGCGATATGCGCTCCGAGCTCGGCGGCGTCGATGGCCTTGACCTTTCCGGGGTTGGAGCGATAGGCAGCCTGAGCGGCGCAACGGCGCCCATGAAGCAGGACGGAACCGACAAAAAGATGGTGGACGACTGGTTCGTCCGCGGAGTCGATCAGGGATATGCGGAGAGCGTCACGTTCGGCTTCCTCCTCATGGACAGCGAGTTCTCGACTCCGCGCGAAGTGTGGCAAGCGCTGATGAGCCGGCCCAATACCGCGATCGTGGACGACTTCATGGTGCGTGCGCGAACGGACTTCAGCGTCGGCGAGTCCGGCCCAGACCTGCAGCTGGAGGGGTTCTACAGGGAGGACAGGACTCTGCCGGAAACCTACCTGCTCGTCCGTGACCCGCGTACGGGAACCGAGACGAGGCTCCGGGTGCTGGCTGTGGCTTGCCCAGGACTCATGGTACTCCGCGCCTGTGACCGTGTCCCAGGCCACGCTGGAGTCAGTGATGGGCGGCCCTGTGCCGGCGCGCCAGCACGTGTTCAGGCTCGCAGAAGGGACGGACCCGGAGCGGTTCGCCCGGGCTATCGAAGCCGGCCTGATCGAGAACGGCGTGCAGGCCATATCTGTCCCGCAAGAAGTCAGGGAGGACGCCGGATCTTCAAGAATGATGGACACGTTGCTCCAGGGGTTCATGGGGCTGGGCCTCATTGTCGGAATTGCGGCGCTGGGGGTAATCGCCGCCCGCTCCGTTGTGGAGCGCCGCCAGCAAATCGGCGTCCTGCGCGCCATAGGCTTTCAGAAGGGCATGGTGCAGCTTACGTTCCTGCTGGAGGCATCGTTTGTCGCGCTCATGGGCGTGGCCATGGGCGTAACCCTGGGAGTGCTGCTGGCGTTCAACATGATCAGCGAGCTATCTAA
- a CDS encoding ABC transporter permease, translating to MGGPVPARQHVFRLAEGTDPERFARAIEAGLIENGVQAISVPQEVREDAGSSRMMDTLLQGFMGLGLIVGIAALGVIAARSVVERRQQIGVLRAIGFQKGMVQLTFLLEASFVALMGVAMGVTLGVLLAFNMISELSKEIAGLTFQMPWSTIAVLVVITFGASLLTTFLPARQAARVYPAEALRSE from the coding sequence ATGGGCGGCCCTGTGCCGGCGCGCCAGCACGTGTTCAGGCTCGCAGAAGGGACGGACCCGGAGCGGTTCGCCCGGGCTATCGAAGCCGGCCTGATCGAGAACGGCGTGCAGGCCATATCTGTCCCGCAAGAAGTCAGGGAGGACGCCGGATCTTCAAGAATGATGGACACGTTGCTCCAGGGGTTCATGGGGCTGGGCCTCATTGTCGGAATTGCGGCGCTGGGGGTAATCGCCGCCCGCTCCGTTGTGGAGCGCCGCCAGCAAATCGGCGTCCTGCGCGCCATAGGCTTTCAGAAGGGCATGGTGCAGCTTACGTTCCTGCTGGAGGCATCGTTTGTCGCGCTCATGGGCGTGGCCATGGGCGTAACCCTGGGAGTGCTGCTGGCGTTCAACATGATCAGCGAGCTATCTAAGGAAATCGCAGGCCTTACGTTTCAGATGCCCTGGAGCACCATCGCTGTACTAGTGGTGATCACCTTCGGAGCGTCGCTGCTGACCACGTTTCTTCCGGCGCGCCAGGCGGCCAGGGTGTACCCAGCCGAGGCACTCCGGTCCGAATAA
- the dprA gene encoding DNA-protecting protein DprA, with protein sequence MEEKELKYWISFNRIPHIGRVRVRLLESHFGSLSDAWRAGIAELKRAGLDERSAQSIVSERDGIKPDDEVGLLTRNGIKAYTWHDREYPPRLKEIEDLPPVLYVRGEMTTQDERSIAIVGTRKATPYGRQVAHQLSFDLAQAGMTIVSGLALGIDGVAHRAAIEAGKRTIAVVASGLDIVYPREHTRLASEVAQHGAVVSEHPVGTQPKAEYFPRRNRIISGMTLGTVVVEAGEESGALITARHAIDQNREVFAVPGSIMSLNSKGANRIIQRSEAKLVCDYKDVLDELNLSGNSGKQLQLAMEAFFPASDQESQIMYYLTHEPIHIDEIIRGSGLNISTVSSVLAMMELRGMVRQVGGMNYVRV encoded by the coding sequence ATGGAAGAAAAAGAACTAAAGTACTGGATCTCTTTCAATCGCATACCGCACATCGGCCGCGTCCGGGTCAGGCTGCTGGAGAGCCACTTCGGATCGCTGTCCGATGCGTGGCGCGCCGGAATTGCTGAGCTGAAGCGCGCGGGTCTCGACGAGCGGTCAGCGCAGTCGATCGTTTCGGAACGGGACGGCATCAAACCGGACGACGAGGTTGGGCTGCTCACCCGGAACGGCATTAAGGCCTACACCTGGCACGACAGGGAGTACCCTCCCCGCCTCAAAGAGATCGAGGACCTGCCGCCGGTACTCTATGTCCGGGGCGAAATGACCACGCAGGACGAACGGTCAATTGCAATCGTGGGGACGCGGAAGGCGACGCCCTACGGCCGGCAGGTGGCGCACCAGCTCTCTTTCGACCTTGCGCAGGCCGGCATGACAATAGTGAGCGGCCTGGCGCTCGGCATCGACGGCGTTGCGCATCGAGCGGCTATCGAAGCCGGCAAGCGGACAATCGCCGTGGTGGCGAGCGGTCTGGACATCGTCTACCCCAGAGAGCATACGCGACTAGCCTCGGAGGTCGCGCAGCACGGCGCCGTGGTCTCCGAGCACCCGGTGGGCACACAGCCGAAGGCGGAGTACTTCCCGCGCCGGAACCGCATCATAAGTGGCATGACACTCGGCACGGTGGTTGTGGAGGCGGGCGAGGAGAGCGGCGCCCTTATCACCGCGCGGCACGCAATAGACCAGAATCGAGAGGTTTTCGCAGTCCCCGGCAGTATCATGTCCCTGAACAGCAAGGGCGCGAACAGGATTATCCAGCGGTCGGAGGCCAAGCTGGTCTGCGACTACAAGGACGTCCTGGATGAGCTCAACCTGAGCGGCAACAGCGGCAAGCAGCTGCAATTGGCGATGGAGGCCTTCTTCCCAGCCAGCGACCAGGAGTCGCAGATCATGTACTATCTAACACATGAGCCCATTCACATCGACGAGATTATCAGGGGCTCAGGACTTAACATATCGACCGTCAGCAGCGTCCTTGCTATGATGGAGCTACGCGGCATGGTCCGCCAGGTTGGCGGAATGAACTACGTCCGCGTTTAA
- the topA gene encoding type I DNA topoisomerase, which translates to MAKDLVIVESPAKAKTIGRFLGSKYVAKASMGHVRDIPRSTMGVAVDDLSFTPTYEVMAEKQKVVAELAKASKEAETVYLATDPDREGEAISWHLVKAAKIDEAKIKRVVFHEITAGAVKEAFDHPRAIDLNLVNAQQARRILDRLVGYELSPVLWRKVRRGLSAGRVQSVALRLVVDREREIMAFTAEEYWSIEAELTKRPKSSPEAIPFMAELRGLKGTDEKIKIGNQAEATRILADIEGAMYVVSAVTKRERKAKPAAPFITSTLQQEAYRKLRFGARKTMRIAQQLYEGVDLGPQGATALITYMRTDSTNLAESAVREAASYIRWKYGKEYMPDSPRVYAKKVKGAQEAHEAIRPISIGTEPEAVRQFLNRDQYRLYDLIWKRMLASQMSDAVFDSTRVDIDAATKSKKVYEFRATGSVLKFAGFRAVYMEDADDAAKSEDDATGTLPELSARDLLDMLGITPEQHFTQPPPRYTEATLIKALEEDGIGRPSTYAPTIATVVDRDYVRKDQGRYYPTKLGFAVTGLLTQHFPDIIEVGFTARVEEELDEIARGERQWKPVLKDFYKPFNKKVSEAMENAKRVPSSEIDEESSEVCDVCGRPMVIKSGRFGRFLSCSGFPDCKNSAPLLQRIGVDCPECGNGQMVERKKKGKDGKKFYGCSNYPTCTFTVNQRPLPQPCPDCGKLLVASGKTNARCTACAYKGPIPEDELVEMAS; encoded by the coding sequence ATGGCTAAAGACCTAGTGATCGTTGAATCGCCGGCCAAGGCGAAGACCATCGGCCGGTTTCTTGGCAGCAAGTACGTCGCCAAGGCGTCCATGGGACACGTTCGCGATATACCCCGCAGCACGATGGGTGTTGCCGTCGATGACCTCAGCTTCACACCGACATACGAAGTGATGGCGGAGAAGCAAAAGGTCGTGGCCGAACTGGCGAAGGCGTCGAAGGAAGCGGAGACCGTTTACCTTGCGACCGACCCGGACCGAGAGGGCGAGGCCATATCCTGGCATCTGGTGAAGGCCGCGAAGATAGACGAAGCGAAAATCAAGCGCGTAGTTTTCCACGAGATTACCGCCGGCGCGGTCAAGGAAGCCTTCGATCACCCGCGCGCCATCGACCTCAACCTGGTGAACGCCCAGCAGGCCCGCCGCATCCTGGACCGTCTTGTGGGTTACGAGCTGAGCCCGGTGCTCTGGCGCAAAGTCCGCCGTGGGCTGTCAGCCGGGCGCGTGCAGTCAGTGGCGCTCCGGCTCGTCGTCGACCGCGAGCGAGAGATCATGGCCTTCACGGCCGAAGAGTACTGGAGCATCGAGGCGGAGCTGACGAAACGCCCGAAGAGCTCTCCCGAAGCAATCCCCTTCATGGCGGAGCTGCGGGGCCTGAAGGGCACGGACGAAAAGATCAAGATAGGCAACCAGGCTGAAGCCACCCGGATTCTGGCGGACATTGAAGGCGCTATGTACGTGGTTTCGGCTGTGACGAAACGCGAGCGCAAGGCCAAGCCCGCCGCGCCTTTTATCACGAGCACGCTCCAGCAGGAGGCGTACCGCAAGCTCCGGTTCGGCGCGCGCAAGACGATGCGGATCGCCCAGCAGCTGTACGAGGGCGTGGACCTGGGCCCCCAGGGCGCAACGGCGCTTATCACCTACATGAGGACGGACTCCACCAACCTGGCGGAGTCCGCCGTCCGGGAAGCGGCCTCGTACATCAGGTGGAAGTACGGCAAGGAGTACATGCCGGACTCCCCCAGGGTCTACGCGAAGAAGGTGAAGGGCGCGCAGGAGGCGCACGAAGCCATTCGCCCCATCTCGATCGGCACCGAGCCGGAGGCCGTCCGGCAATTCCTCAATCGCGACCAGTACCGACTGTACGACCTGATCTGGAAGAGAATGCTCGCCAGCCAGATGTCGGACGCCGTCTTCGATTCAACACGCGTGGACATCGATGCGGCTACAAAGTCGAAGAAGGTGTATGAGTTCCGCGCCACAGGCTCGGTCCTGAAGTTCGCAGGCTTCCGCGCTGTGTACATGGAAGACGCGGATGACGCGGCCAAGAGCGAGGACGACGCGACCGGGACGCTGCCGGAGCTTTCGGCGCGCGACCTCCTTGACATGCTTGGCATCACGCCCGAGCAGCACTTCACGCAGCCGCCGCCGCGTTACACGGAGGCGACCCTAATCAAGGCGCTGGAAGAGGACGGCATCGGACGCCCCAGCACATACGCGCCGACGATCGCGACGGTGGTGGACCGCGACTACGTGCGCAAAGACCAGGGGCGCTACTACCCCACGAAGCTGGGCTTCGCCGTCACTGGGCTTCTGACGCAGCACTTCCCGGACATCATCGAAGTGGGCTTCACGGCGCGGGTTGAAGAAGAGCTGGACGAGATTGCCCGCGGCGAGCGCCAGTGGAAGCCGGTGCTCAAGGACTTCTACAAGCCCTTCAACAAAAAGGTCTCCGAGGCCATGGAGAACGCCAAGCGCGTCCCCAGCTCCGAGATCGACGAAGAGTCCAGCGAGGTCTGCGACGTGTGCGGCCGCCCAATGGTCATCAAGAGCGGGCGGTTCGGCCGCTTCCTCTCGTGCTCCGGTTTCCCGGACTGCAAGAACTCCGCGCCTCTGCTACAGCGCATCGGCGTGGACTGCCCGGAGTGCGGCAACGGACAGATGGTGGAGCGCAAGAAGAAGGGCAAGGACGGCAAAAAGTTCTACGGCTGCTCCAACTACCCGACGTGCACATTCACCGTGAACCAGCGCCCGCTGCCGCAACCCTGCCCGGACTGCGGCAAGCTGCTGGTCGCCTCCGGAAAGACCAATGCCCGCTGCACGGCGTGCGCCTACAAGGGTCCTATCCCCGAGGACGAGCTGGTTGAGATGGCGTCGTAG